In a genomic window of Candidatus Neomarinimicrobiota bacterium:
- the hutH gene encoding histidine ammonia-lyase, producing the protein MILDGNSLSLHGIFEELKSPTKLSLSSESTRLVRRSREVVENMLAAGKTVYGVNTGFGKLANQRISSENLRQLQVNLLRSHAAGTGGYFSQKTVRLILLLKINSLLRGYSGIRLEVIEALINLYNNNHTPAIRERGSVGASGDLAPLADLALPLIGEGQFLMDDGSVKPAAEILKQFKLPIVELKEKEGLSLINGTQVSTALAIESLENIQDLFLTISGTGAFSTEVMLGTDTAFKKEIQEARNQPGQVFAGEILFTLMADSGYRDAHLDCDRVQDFYSLRCMPQVHGSWYDLIVYAERILTQEANSTTDNPVTLIEENMIVSGGNFHAAPIGHIMDYLAIALSDVASMSERRIAAFQETSQSNLPMFLMKEAGLNSGFMIAHVTAAALASENKSLSHPASVDSIPTSANQEDHVSMAPIAGHQLKQVISNASRIFAIELMCAAQARDLNPQYHLAPSSEAIYQRIRQEVPYLEVDGSLSTHIENIYEMISSGAIAKIVKHRLEAQA; encoded by the coding sequence ATGATTTTAGATGGTAACTCATTGTCACTTCATGGAATATTTGAAGAACTGAAATCGCCTACAAAATTATCACTTTCTTCAGAATCAACCAGACTTGTGCGGAGATCACGTGAGGTTGTAGAGAACATGTTGGCGGCCGGGAAAACGGTCTATGGCGTAAACACTGGATTTGGCAAGCTGGCGAATCAAAGAATCTCCAGCGAAAATTTGAGACAGCTTCAGGTCAATCTCTTAAGAAGCCATGCGGCTGGAACAGGTGGGTACTTTTCTCAAAAGACAGTCAGGTTGATCCTGCTCCTCAAGATTAACAGTCTACTAAGAGGTTATTCAGGTATCAGGCTTGAGGTCATTGAAGCATTGATCAATTTGTACAATAACAATCATACTCCTGCTATCAGAGAGAGAGGAAGTGTGGGAGCCAGTGGGGATCTGGCACCCCTGGCCGATCTGGCACTACCCCTCATCGGTGAAGGCCAATTTCTCATGGATGATGGATCTGTTAAACCTGCTGCAGAAATATTGAAGCAGTTCAAGCTTCCTATTGTGGAGCTAAAAGAAAAAGAAGGTCTTTCCCTGATAAACGGGACGCAGGTGAGCACAGCACTGGCAATTGAATCCCTGGAAAATATTCAGGATTTGTTCTTAACCATCTCAGGTACAGGCGCTTTTAGCACTGAAGTCATGCTTGGTACTGATACAGCATTTAAGAAAGAAATTCAGGAAGCGCGGAACCAGCCAGGACAGGTATTTGCTGGAGAAATTTTATTCACCCTCATGGCCGATAGCGGCTATCGAGATGCTCACCTTGACTGCGACAGAGTCCAGGACTTTTACAGCCTCCGCTGTATGCCTCAGGTTCATGGCTCATGGTATGATCTCATTGTTTATGCTGAACGAATTCTGACTCAAGAGGCCAATAGTACCACCGATAACCCCGTAACATTGATCGAGGAGAATATGATTGTCTCCGGGGGTAATTTTCATGCTGCTCCCATTGGTCACATTATGGACTATCTCGCAATTGCACTCTCAGATGTTGCTTCCATGAGTGAACGGAGAATTGCCGCTTTTCAGGAAACGAGTCAGAGTAATTTGCCCATGTTCCTTATGAAGGAGGCCGGCTTGAACTCTGGTTTTATGATAGCTCATGTAACTGCTGCAGCCCTGGCCAGTGAGAATAAGTCCCTGAGTCATCCAGCTTCAGTGGATTCCATTCCCACTTCTGCCAATCAGGAGGATCATGTGAGTATGGCTCCCATAGCAGGGCATCAGCTCAAGCAGGTTATCTCCAATGCTTCGAGAATATTTGCAATCGAGTTGATGTGTGCCGCACAGGCCAGGGACCTAAATCCTCAGTACCATCTCGCACCTTCCAGCGAGGCTATCTATCAACGAATTCGCCAGGAAGTGCCATATCTGGAGGTTGACGGTTCATTGAGCACTCATATAGAAAATATTTATGAAATGATTTCCTCTGGGGCCATCGCAAAAATTGTTAAGCACCGATTGGAGGCGCAAGCATGA
- a CDS encoding NAD(P)/FAD-dependent oxidoreductase, with product MTDFDVIVVGGGPAGSMAAEAAAKGGAKTLLLEKDRDIGYPVRCGEGVGASGLKQFIDPDPQWIAATISKVRMRSPDNTRVDFGMKDAGYVLHRRLFDYALANRAGQAGAEIQTRAYVDGLIMEDNAVKGVKYQYMGENRQLTAKIVIAADGVESRVGRMAGMRTATKLRDMDSGYQATVGNVDIDQEMIDFFIGSNWAPGGYLWIFPKGNGMANIGLGVNGKVAKDFSAHDLTHKFLKEHYPKASILTSVCGGIPIAKTLKTITKEGIMLTGDAARMVNPVTGGGIITGMVGGRIAGDVAAAALQTGDLTPNGFKDYPSRWQKAEGKTHDGLHRVADAIFEITDEKLNKMAHRLAKIPPDELSLMKIFTAVARHKPSILIDVTRAFAGV from the coding sequence ATGACTGATTTTGATGTCATCGTTGTTGGAGGTGGACCTGCTGGATCCATGGCCGCTGAAGCCGCAGCAAAGGGTGGAGCAAAGACCCTTCTGCTTGAAAAAGATAGAGATATTGGTTACCCAGTTCGTTGTGGTGAAGGTGTGGGCGCTTCTGGTTTAAAACAATTCATCGACCCAGACCCCCAATGGATTGCTGCTACGATCTCCAAAGTACGCATGCGTTCCCCCGATAATACCAGGGTTGACTTCGGGATGAAGGATGCTGGATATGTCCTCCATCGAAGATTGTTCGATTATGCCCTGGCGAACCGTGCAGGTCAAGCCGGTGCTGAGATCCAGACTCGTGCCTATGTAGACGGCCTGATAATGGAAGACAACGCAGTAAAAGGCGTCAAGTACCAATACATGGGTGAGAATAGGCAATTGACGGCTAAAATAGTCATTGCTGCTGATGGCGTTGAATCCAGAGTTGGTCGAATGGCCGGGATGCGAACAGCTACCAAGTTGAGAGATATGGATTCTGGATATCAGGCAACAGTCGGTAATGTTGATATCGATCAGGAAATGATTGATTTCTTTATCGGGTCCAACTGGGCACCAGGAGGATATCTCTGGATATTTCCAAAAGGTAATGGCATGGCAAATATTGGATTGGGAGTGAACGGAAAGGTAGCAAAAGATTTTAGTGCACATGATCTTACCCACAAGTTCTTAAAAGAACATTATCCAAAAGCCAGTATTTTGACCAGTGTTTGCGGTGGCATTCCCATCGCCAAAACACTTAAGACCATCACTAAAGAGGGTATCATGCTCACAGGAGATGCTGCCAGAATGGTAAATCCCGTAACTGGCGGGGGCATTATCACAGGCATGGTGGGAGGTCGGATCGCTGGAGATGTTGCTGCAGCAGCATTGCAGACCGGAGATCTAACGCCCAATGGTTTTAAAGATTATCCTTCAAGATGGCAAAAAGCCGAAGGGAAAACCCACGATGGACTTCATCGCGTCGCAGATGCCATTTTTGAAATCACTGATGAAAAATTGAATAAAATGGCCCATCGTCTGGCCAAGATACCTCCTGATGAACTCTCACTTATGAAGATATTTACGGCGGTTGCACGACATAAACCATCCATACTGATTGATGTGACCCGCGCCTTTGCCGGCGTTTGA
- a CDS encoding 4Fe-4S binding protein, with amino-acid sequence MILVKDNRCDFCGTCVAVCPVDAIELREADISIIHDTCIDCDICIWVCPIDVLSSDETKEEVKHD; translated from the coding sequence ATGATCCTTGTAAAAGATAATCGATGTGATTTTTGTGGCACCTGCGTCGCTGTTTGTCCCGTTGATGCCATTGAATTGCGCGAAGCTGATATATCCATCATCCATGATACCTGCATAGACTGTGATATCTGTATCTGGGTGTGTCCCATAGATGTGCTTTCTTCTGATGAGACCAAAGAGGAGGTAAAGCATGACTGA
- a CDS encoding sodium-dependent transporter, with amino-acid sequence MTQNREAWGSKLGFILAAAGSAVGLGNIWKFPYIAGENGGAAFIFVYLICIAIIGFPVLIAEVLIGRTTQRNPVGAFAALTPSKMWLSVGFLGVIAGFMILSFYSVIGGWTIGYVMETLRGSLSNFHNPEEAGVLFGVLSGSATWTLGYHTIFFAMTMFIVVKGVQGGIEKSSKIMMPILLTILVILMIRGMTLPGADKGLAFLLVPDWAKINGHSILIALGHAFFTLSLGMGAMMTYGSYMSKKNSVITASAQIVFLDTLIAIMAGVAIFTAVFASGLDPAAGPGLIFQTLPAVFAGMTGGVYFSFLFFLLLAIAALTSAISLLEVVVAYFVDEKGWNRKGAVMIFGGSIYLLGIPSALSFNLMSDVTMFGKTFFDVVDFIASNVLLPFGGLMIAIFVGWVWTRTSVMTAVKEGAEHLFETYPWFEGIWFVFLRFVAPVLIMLVLLNSLGIV; translated from the coding sequence ATGACACAGAATAGAGAAGCGTGGGGATCCAAATTGGGATTTATCCTGGCTGCTGCGGGTTCCGCAGTTGGGCTGGGAAATATCTGGAAGTTTCCATACATAGCAGGGGAAAATGGTGGAGCTGCATTCATCTTTGTCTATCTGATCTGTATAGCTATTATCGGGTTCCCGGTACTCATTGCTGAAGTTCTGATTGGAAGAACCACTCAACGCAATCCAGTTGGTGCATTCGCCGCCCTTACGCCTTCTAAGATGTGGCTATCAGTAGGATTCCTAGGGGTTATAGCCGGATTTATGATCCTCTCCTTCTATAGCGTTATTGGAGGATGGACCATAGGATATGTGATGGAAACCTTGCGAGGTTCACTGTCCAATTTTCACAATCCTGAGGAGGCAGGTGTTCTTTTTGGTGTACTCTCAGGCAGTGCAACCTGGACCTTAGGTTATCATACCATTTTCTTTGCCATGACCATGTTTATTGTGGTCAAGGGGGTTCAGGGTGGTATCGAAAAATCCAGCAAGATTATGATGCCAATCCTACTTACCATCCTGGTTATTCTCATGATTCGTGGAATGACCCTGCCTGGAGCTGATAAGGGCTTGGCCTTTTTACTGGTCCCGGACTGGGCCAAAATTAATGGACATTCCATCCTCATCGCGCTGGGTCATGCTTTTTTTACCCTCAGTCTTGGTATGGGGGCCATGATGACCTATGGAAGTTATATGTCCAAAAAGAACAGTGTCATCACAGCTTCGGCTCAGATAGTATTTCTGGATACGCTTATTGCCATCATGGCAGGAGTCGCAATATTTACTGCTGTATTTGCTTCAGGGCTCGATCCGGCAGCAGGTCCTGGGTTGATTTTCCAGACTCTGCCTGCAGTATTTGCCGGGATGACGGGCGGGGTTTACTTCTCTTTTCTCTTTTTCCTGCTTCTGGCTATTGCTGCCCTCACATCGGCAATATCCTTACTGGAAGTCGTGGTCGCCTATTTTGTAGATGAAAAGGGCTGGAATCGCAAAGGTGCAGTCATGATTTTCGGTGGTTCGATCTACCTCCTGGGAATTCCTTCCGCCTTGTCATTTAATCTTATGTCAGATGTCACTATGTTTGGAAAAACATTTTTTGATGTGGTGGACTTCATAGCCTCCAACGTGTTGCTGCCATTTGGTGGATTGATGATAGCTATTTTTGTCGGATGGGTATGGACAAGGACTTCTGTGATGACTGCCGTGAAAGAGGGAGCAGAACACCTCTTCGAAACCTATCCATGGTTCGAGGGTATCTGGTTTGTGTTTCTGCGATTTGTTGCTCCAGTCTTGATAATGTTGGTCTTGCTAAATAGCTTGGGTATAGTATAG
- a CDS encoding RidA family protein, with protein sequence MKNIIRTDKAPAAIGPYNQAVEINGMIYTAGQIPLDPATGKLVETSFSDRVYQVMHNLNAILEAAGSDFSKVVKTNIYVTDLGQYAELNRIYGEFFPSDYAPARAAVQVAGLPLGTDIEIEMVAYK encoded by the coding sequence ATGAAGAATATTATTCGTACAGACAAAGCACCTGCTGCAATTGGACCCTATAATCAGGCCGTTGAGATAAATGGAATGATTTATACAGCTGGCCAGATTCCACTGGATCCTGCAACGGGAAAACTAGTTGAGACATCATTTTCTGACCGCGTCTATCAGGTAATGCACAACCTGAACGCTATCCTGGAAGCTGCTGGCAGCGATTTTTCCAAAGTTGTCAAAACCAATATTTATGTCACAGATCTTGGCCAATACGCAGAGTTGAACCGAATTTATGGAGAATTCTTTCCAAGTGATTACGCGCCAGCCAGAGCCGCCGTCCAGGTTGCAGGTTTGCCACTTGGGACCGATATTGAAATAGAGATGGTGGCGTATAAATAA